The following proteins are co-located in the Vibrio astriarenae genome:
- a CDS encoding LysR family transcriptional regulator has product MKLEDIKIFAKVVELGSFTSAAQAFDIPRGKVSRKVSELEQQLNTKLFHRTTRSISLTNHGETYYKQIIKAIDIIDSAGERVSRDNQSLTGRVKIGLLPSTYTHVQHILFRFQDAYPEVQLDIRTITNGLVDLFDYGLDIAFHSGTLRNTNLIAKHLLSIERCAVASPDYIQRRGTPADDSQLFSHDAICFRHPSGHIEEEWPMNDTLVPVTPRIICDSIGFVKSATLQGRGISYLPRVMILEEVANGQLIELLPTETPYSEDGWLLYPPRQTLNPASRAALRG; this is encoded by the coding sequence ATGAAATTAGAGGATATTAAAATATTCGCCAAAGTGGTTGAGTTGGGTAGCTTTACTTCCGCTGCACAGGCCTTTGATATTCCGCGAGGAAAAGTCAGCCGCAAAGTCAGTGAACTGGAACAGCAGTTAAATACCAAGCTGTTTCATCGTACGACACGTTCAATCTCTCTCACCAATCATGGAGAGACTTACTACAAACAGATCATCAAGGCTATTGATATCATTGATAGTGCTGGTGAGCGTGTTAGCCGTGATAACCAATCCTTGACGGGGCGAGTAAAGATCGGCTTGTTGCCTTCTACTTATACCCATGTTCAGCACATACTCTTTCGTTTTCAAGATGCTTACCCAGAAGTACAACTTGATATCAGAACCATCACCAATGGATTAGTCGATCTGTTTGATTACGGTTTAGACATCGCATTTCATAGTGGTACACTCAGAAACACGAATCTTATAGCCAAACATCTTCTTTCTATTGAACGCTGTGCCGTGGCTTCACCAGACTATATTCAGCGTCGAGGTACACCTGCTGATGACTCACAGCTGTTCTCTCATGATGCCATTTGTTTTCGACACCCATCTGGCCATATCGAAGAAGAGTGGCCGATGAATGATACGTTAGTGCCAGTTACGCCAAGAATCATTTGTGACAGCATCGGTTTCGTTAAGAGTGCGACGTTGCAAGGTCGAGGTATTAGTTACTTACCGAGGGTAATGATTTTAGAAGAAGTGGCAAACGGCCAGTTAATTGAGTTACTTCCGACTGAAACCCCGTACAGCGAAGATGGTTGGTTGTTATATCCACCGAGACAAACGCTAAACCCTGCAAGTCGTGCGGCGCTCCGGGGGTAA
- a CDS encoding cobyric acid synthase: MTSIPAQSSKLTPLMVQGTTSDAGKSVLVAGLCRVLNRHGFNIAPFKPQNMALNSAVTPEGGEIGRAQAVQARAAKLLPHTDMNPILLKPCTDTGAQVIVQGKAVGNMQAIGFSDYKSFALPKVLESFHRLARQYQSVIVEGAGSPAEINLRENDIANMGFAEEADVPVIIIADIDKGGVFAHLYGTLALLSETEQARVKGFVINRFRGDIELLKPGLDWLEKKTGKPVLGVLPYLHGFNLEAEDAIVSQPETTQHHKMKVVVPVLPRISNHTDFDPLRLHPEIDFQYIGKGGSLAGADLIILPGSKSVRADLAFLKEQGWEQEIKRHLRFGGKVIGICGGYQMLGQSIDDPEGIEGESGTSSGLNLLNQTTVLQQEKTLTNVTGTLLLNGDAVTVKGYEIHVGETYGNEAQPIKLADERFDGAISQDDQVLGTYLHGLFDSPDVSEQLIYWATGEKLKSIDHDQVQENAINQIADAIEEHLDLSSIWPQLSKRTVASEERGLVD, encoded by the coding sequence ATGACTTCAATTCCTGCGCAATCTTCTAAACTCACTCCTCTAATGGTGCAAGGCACGACATCGGATGCCGGAAAAAGTGTCCTAGTGGCAGGGCTTTGCCGTGTCTTAAATCGGCATGGTTTCAACATCGCGCCGTTTAAGCCACAGAATATGGCGCTCAATAGCGCAGTGACACCAGAGGGTGGGGAGATAGGTCGTGCTCAAGCGGTTCAAGCGCGAGCCGCCAAATTGTTGCCTCATACAGATATGAATCCTATCTTGCTTAAACCTTGCACCGACACAGGTGCGCAAGTGATTGTTCAGGGTAAAGCGGTAGGCAACATGCAAGCAATCGGCTTCAGTGACTACAAATCTTTTGCACTACCCAAAGTTCTAGAATCGTTTCATCGTCTCGCACGCCAATATCAATCCGTGATCGTCGAAGGCGCTGGCAGCCCAGCGGAAATTAACTTACGTGAAAATGATATTGCCAATATGGGTTTCGCCGAAGAAGCCGATGTGCCCGTCATTATTATCGCTGACATCGATAAAGGTGGTGTATTTGCCCATTTGTATGGAACCTTGGCCCTGCTATCGGAAACAGAACAAGCACGAGTTAAGGGTTTTGTTATCAATCGCTTTCGTGGTGACATAGAGCTACTCAAGCCCGGTTTAGATTGGTTAGAAAAAAAGACCGGAAAGCCCGTGTTGGGTGTACTGCCATACTTGCACGGTTTTAACCTTGAAGCGGAAGACGCGATTGTTTCTCAGCCAGAGACGACCCAACACCACAAAATGAAAGTTGTTGTTCCGGTACTGCCGCGGATCAGCAACCACACCGATTTTGATCCGTTGCGCCTACACCCAGAAATCGATTTTCAATATATCGGCAAAGGTGGCAGCTTGGCAGGTGCAGACCTCATCATTTTACCGGGAAGTAAATCGGTGCGTGCTGACCTCGCTTTTCTCAAAGAGCAGGGTTGGGAGCAAGAGATAAAGCGCCACCTGCGCTTCGGCGGCAAGGTGATTGGTATTTGTGGTGGGTACCAAATGCTAGGGCAATCTATCGACGACCCTGAGGGTATCGAGGGAGAGAGCGGAACTAGCTCAGGTCTGAACCTACTCAATCAAACCACAGTGTTACAACAAGAAAAAACGCTGACCAATGTGACTGGGACTTTGTTGCTTAACGGTGACGCTGTCACAGTGAAGGGGTATGAGATTCATGTCGGGGAAACCTATGGTAATGAGGCGCAACCTATTAAATTGGCAGACGAGCGTTTCGACGGTGCCATCAGTCAAGACGATCAAGTATTAGGCACTTATCTCCACGGTTTGTTTGACTCGCCGGACGTATCAGAGCAGCTTATCTATTGGGCGACAGGTGAAAAGCTCAAGTCTATCGATCATGACCAGGTTCAGGAAAACGCCATCAATCAA